One window of Pseudochaenichthys georgianus chromosome 18, fPseGeo1.2, whole genome shotgun sequence genomic DNA carries:
- the mtmr1a gene encoding myotubularin-related protein 1a isoform X5 has protein sequence MEKQAGAAEAAGPNRKPWGLPSSGPNTGETPESPTGSHVEWCKQLIAATISSQISGSVPSDINRDNKQDSQDEELCYHGESDSDSLNLPALRYGAQVTMSQNQVPLLPGETVQTTVKDVMYICPFSGLVNGTLTITDYKLYFTSVERESPFILDVNLGVISRLETISVPNQGENTKGLELVCKDMRSPRFAYKTEESNPDVVELLAKHAFPLSHRLPLFAFLYKEQFPVDGWKVYDPTAEYRRQGLPNESWTFSKMNSSYELCDTYPSILVIPTNIAEDDIKRVAVFRAKHRIPVLSWIHPESQATIIRCSQPLVGLSDRRCKEDEHYLQIIMDANAQSHKLTIFDARQSSVAVTNKAKDGGFESESFYPNVELNFLEIPNIHVMRESLRKMKDVVYPTIDEAHWHSAIDQTHWLEYIRLLLSGAAKVADKLESGKSSVVVHCSDGWDRTAQLTSLAMLMLDSHYRTLRGFQVLVEKEWISFGHKFAARVGHGDENHANSERSPLFVQFIDCVWQMTRQFPAAFEFNELFLITVLDHLYSCLFGTFLYNSEQERAAKEVQTQTVSLWSYINSQVEDFTNPFYVDYEHHVLYPLVSSRHLELWTAYYARWNPRMRPQVPVHQTLKELLLLRGELQRRVDELQRDATSHSLTSSSEHSPAHSTPLHSAV, from the exons CAAGACTCACAAGATGAAGAGCTCTGTTACCATGGAGAGAGTGATTCTGATTCTCTG AACCTTCCTGCTTTGAGGTATGGGGCGCAGGTCACTATGTCCCAGAACCAGGTTCCTCTGCTACCAGGAGAAACAGTGCAGACCACAG TGAAGGATGTGATGTACATATGTCCCTTCAGTGGTCTGGTTAATGGAACCCTGACCATCACAGACTACAAGCTCTACTTCACCAGTGTGGAAAGG GAGTCTCCGTTCATCCTGGATGTGAACCTGGGAGTCATCAGCAGACTGGAGACCATCAGTGTCCCCAACCAGGGAGAGAACACCAAAGGACTGGAGTTAGTCTGCAAG GACATGAGGAGTCCCAGGTTCGCCTATAAGACGGAGGAGAGTAATCCAGACGTGGTGGAGCTGCTGGCCaaacacgccttccccctctcACACCGCCTG CCTCTGTTTGCCTTCCTGTACAAGGAGCAGTTTCCTGTGGACGGCTGGAAGGTGTACGACCCGACAGCCGAGTACAGACGTCAG GGCCTCCCTAATGAGAGCTGGACCTTCAGCAAGATGAACAGCAGCTATGAGCTGTGTGACACCTACCCCTCCATCCTGGTCATCCCCACCAACATTGCAGAAGACGACATCAAGCGGGTGGCTGTGTTCCGAGCAAAGCACCGCATACCG GTCCTGTCCTGGATCCACCCAGAGTCTCAGGCCACCATCATTCGCTGCAGCCAGCCGTTAGTCGGCCTTTCAGACCGCCGCTGCAAAGAGGACGAgcattacctacaaatcatcaTGGACGCCAACGCCCAGTCCCACAAGCTCACCATCTTTGACGCCCGGCAGAGCAGTGTAGCAGTCACCAACAAG GCGAAGGACGGAGGGTTTGAAAGTGAGAGTTTCTATCCAAACGTGGAGCTGAACTTCCTGGAAATTCCCAACATCCATGTGATGAGGGAGTCCCTGAGGAAGATGAAGGACGTGGTTTACCCCACCATAGACGAGGCCCACTGGCACTCTGCTATCGATCAGACACACTGGCTGGAGTACATACGG ttgttgttaTCAGGAGCAGCAAAGGTGGCAGATAAGCTGGAGTCGGGGAAGTCGTCGGTGGTGGTGCACTGCAGCGACGGCTGGGACCGAACCGCTCAGCTCACCTCTCTGGCCATGCTGATGCTGGACAGTCACTACAGAACGCTCAGAGGCTtccag gttctcGTGGAGAAGGAATGGATTAGCTTTGGACACAAGTTTGCTGCT CGCGTGGGTCATGGTGATGAGAACCATGCTAACTCAGAGCGCTCGCCTCTCTTCGTCCAGTTCATCGACTGTGTTTGGCAGATGACTCGACAG TTCCCAGCAGCCTTCGAGTTCAATGAGCTGTTCCTGATCACAGTGCTGGACCACCTGTACAGCTGTCTGTTTGGAACGTTCCTCTATAACAGTGAGCAGGAGCGGGCAGCCAAG GAGGTGCAGACACAGACTGTGTCCCTGTGGTCCTACATTAACAG CCAGGTTGAGGACTTCACCAACCCTTTCTACGTGGACTACGAGCACCATGTTCTGTATCCGCTGGTGTCCTCCAGACATCTGGAGTTGTGGACCGCATACTACGCCCGCTGGAACCCCCGCATGAGACCCCAG gtgcCGGTGCACCAGACACTGaaggagctgctgctgctgaggggGGAGCTGCAGAGGAGggtggatgagctgcagagagaTGCCACCTCCCACTCCCTGACCTCCTCCTCCGAACACTCCCCCGCACACAGCACGCCACTGCACAGCGCTGtctga